The DNA sequence CCGGATCTGCTCGTGGATCCAGCGGTCCCCCGGGCCGATGGCCTCGTCGGCGGGGATGCACAGGCCGATCACGTCGACCTCGGAGTAGGTGGTCTTGACCAGATCGTTGAGCCGCTGGCCGAGCAGCGTCCGCGGCCGGTGCAGGCCCGGCGTGTCGACGAGGATGATCTGGAAGTCCTCGCGGTGCACGATGCCGCGGATGGTGTGCCGCGTGGTCTGCGGTCGATTCGACGTGATCGCGACCTTGGCGCCGACGAGCGCGTTGGTCAGGGTCGACTTGCCGGTGTTCGGCCGGCCGACGAAACACACGAACCCGGAACGGAACTCGCTCACACCACGGTCCCGGCACGGTCGGTGACGATCACGGCGGCGTCGGCGGACAACTCACGCACCGCGGCCACCCCAGCATCGTCGGCCGCGCCGCCGACGAGCACGGCGGCCTCGAATCCGGTGGCGCCGCTGGAGACCGCCGCGGCCACCGCGGCCTGCAGGGCGGTCAGTGACAACGCGGTCAGGCCGACGGGGGCGCCGGCGTAGGTGCGGCCGTCGAGGTCGCGCACGGCGGCACCGCTGCCGGCTTCGGCGCGGGCCATCGCGCCGCGGGCCAGCACGACGAGTTTGCCGTCCTCGGGGTCGAGCTCAGTCAACGTTCTCCTCATCGTGCTCGTCGTCGTCTTCAGGTTCGGTGGGACTGACCAAGACGGTGCCGATCCGTACCCGCCCGCGGTGGTCCGGGCCGCCTTCGGCCTTGAGCCGCAAGCCGTCCCAGGTCACCTCGGCGCCCGGCAGCGGCACGCGGCCGAGTTCGAAGGCCACCAGGCCGCCGACGGTGTCGACGTCGAGATCCTCGGCGAACTCGATGTCGTACAGCTCACCGAGATCCTCGATCGGCAGCCGCGCCGATACCCGGTACTCGCGGTTGCCGAGGTCCTCGACGGGCGCCACCTCGTCGGTGTCGTACTCGTCGGCGATCTCACCGACGATCTCCTCGAGCACGTCTTCGATGGTGACCAGACCCGCGATGGCGCCGTATTCGTCGACCAGCAGCGCCATGTGGTAGCGGTCGCGCTGCATCTCGCGCAGCAGTTCGTCGAGCGGTTTGGAGTCCGGGACGAACACCGCGGGCCGCATCACCTGGTCGACGGTCGTGTCGCGGCCGCCGTTGACCGAGTAGTAGGTCTGCTGGACAAGGTCTTTCAGATACACCACGCCGACCACGTCGTCGACGTTCTCACCGATGACGGGGATGCGGGAATGGCCGCTGCGCACCGCCAGTGAGGTCGCCTGACCGGCTGTCTTACCGCTCTCGATCCACACCATCTCGGTGCGCGGCACCATCACCTCACGTGCCGCGGTGTCGCCGAGTTCGAACACCGACTGGATCATCCGCCGCTCGTCGTCGGCCACCACACCACGCTGTTGCGCGAGGTCGACGACCTCACGCAGTTCGATCTCGGAGGCGAACGGACCGTTGCGGAAGCCGCGGCCCGGGGTGAGCGCGTTGCCGATCAACACGAGCAGTCGGCTGATCGGGGTCAGCAGCACCGAGATCGCCTGCAGCGGAAGCGCGGTGTAGAGCGCGATGGGATAGGCGTTCTGCCGCCCGACCGTGCGCGGACCGACGCCGACGGCGACGAAGCTGGCGACCACCATGATGCCCGCGGCCGCGGTCAGCCCCCAACTGACGCCGAGCAGGCCGTCGAGGTAGGCGGCCAACAGCACCGTGGCGGTCACTTCGCAGCTGATCCGCAGCAGCACGATGAGGTTGATGTAGCGGGGCCGCTCGTTCATCACACGCGACAACCGCACGGCACCCGGACGTTCGTCGCGGACGAGTTCCTCGACCCGCGCCATCGACACGGTGCTCAGGGCGGCGTCGATCGCCGCGAACAGCCCGCCGAAGGCGACCAGGGCGATGGCTCCGATGAGCTGAGGTAGTCCGCTCATTCGTCGAAGTACCGCGACTTGTCCAGCAGCCGCCGGTCGCGCTCGGTCTGACGGTCGAGGTGGTATGCCTCGACCTGGTCGGCCACCCACCCCTCGAGCAGTTCACGTTGCAGCGCGAACATCTCTTTCTCCTCGTCGGGTTCGGCGTGGTCGTAACCCAGGAGGTGCAGCACCCCGTGCACGGTCAGCAGCGCGAGCTCGTGGCCGAGCGAATGTCCCGCGGTCTCGGCCTGTTTCGCCGCGAATTCCGGGCACAGCACGATGTCGCCGAGCATGGCGGGACCCGGCTCCGGCGCGTCGGGGCGACCACCGGGCTCGAGCTCGTCCATCGGGAAGCTCATCACGTCGGTGGGCCCGGGCAGGTCCATCCAGCGCATGTGCAGATCGGCCATCGCCGGCGTGTCGAGCAGCACCATGGACAGCTCGGCCGCGGGGTTGACGTTCATCTTCTCGATGACGAACCGGGCGACGCTGATCAACTCCTCTTCGGAGACGTCGATGCCGGACTCGTTGGAAACCTCGATACTCATGCGCCGTTACCGCCGTGGCCGGCCGCTGGACGCCCGCCGCTGCGCCCGGTTCAGTTGCGCGGGCTCTTCGAACTTGGCGTAGGCGTCAACGATCTCGGAGACCAGCCGGTGCCGGACGACGTCGGCGCTGGTGAGTTCGGCGAAGTGGATGTCGTCGATGTTGTCGAGGATCCGCATCGCGGCGCGCAGACCGGACTCTGCCCCGCCGGGCAGGTCCATCTGGGTGACGTCGCCGGTGACGACGATCTTCGAGTTGAAGCCGAGGCGGGTGAGGAACATCTTCATCTGCTCGGCGGTGGTGTTCTGCGCCTCGTCGAGGATGATGAACGCGTCGTTGAGCGTCCTGCCCCGCATGTACGCCAGCGGCGCGACCTCGATGACCCCGGCGCTCATCAGCTTCGGGATCAGCTCAGGGTCCATCATGTCGTGCAGCGCGTCGTACAGCGGCCGCAGGTAAGGGTCGATCTTCTCGCTCAGCGTGCCGGGCAGGAAGCCGAGCCGCTCACCGGCTTCCACGGCGGGACGGGTGAGGATGATGCGGCTGACCTGTTTGCTCTGCAGTGCGCTGACGGCCTTGGCCATGGCCAGGTACGTCTTGCCCGTACCGGCCGGGCCCACACCGAACACGATGGTGTGCTGGTCGATCGCGTCGACGTAGTGCTTCTGGTTGAGCGTCTTGGGCCGGATCGTCTTACCGCGCCGCGACAGGATGTCCAGCGTCAGTACCTCGGCCGGGGACGCGTCGCCGGTGCCGGTGAGCATCGCGACGCTGTGCCGCACCGTGTCCGGCGTCAGGGCCTGACCGCCCGCGGCGATCGCGATCAGTTCGGAGACCACCCGCTCGGCGAGCGCCACGTCGGCGGGCTCCCCGGTGAGGGTGAGTGCGTTGCCGCGGACGTGGAGGTCAGCGGCCAGCAGCTGCTCGAGGGCGCGCAGGTTCTCGTCGGCGGAACCGAGCAGGCCCATGACGAGGTCGGGCGGAACATCGATGCTGCTGCGTACCTGGGCGCCGGTGGTTGAGGGGCCGGTCGTGGGGGCCGGCGAGGACCCGGACGAGTCAGCGTTCGTTTCGCGGGGCGTCACGTGCTGCTTTCTGCCTGCTTTCTGTTCTGCATCGACCCGACGGCCGTGTTGTCGCTGGTCCCAGTCTACCGCCGGGTCCGACACCGCCCCAATGGTTAACCTGGTGAACGCCGATGACCCCTCGCCCCCGCGCCGCCGCGACCGCCTGGATCCTCGGTGCGGCGGCCTACCTGACGGCCGAGGCGCTCGCCGCGGCCGCGTACCGGCCGTCCTACAGCTACGTCGACGACTACATCAGCGATCTCGGGGTGCCGGGGCGGCCGCTCGCAGCCCTGATGAACGCCGCGTTCATGGTTCAAGGTGGGCTGTTGCTCGTGGGCGCGGTGCTGGCGACGGGACTGCGTTGCCGTCTGCTGGTGACCTTCGCGGCGGCCAACGCCGTCGGCAACCTGCTGGTCGCGACGGTGCACGCGGGCGACGGCGCAATTCACCTCGTCGGCGCCGCCCTCGCCATCGCGGGCGGCAACGCGGCGGCGCTCGCCGGCGTGTCCCTGCACCCGGGTCGTCGCTACCGGCTGATCTGCCGGCTGCTCGGCGGTGCCGGGTTGGTCAGCCTGGCCGTTCTGGTCGCCCAGGCGTGGGCCGGTGTCGAGGTGGCGCCTGCACCGGTGTGGGAACGGGCGAGCGTCTATCCGATCCTGGCCTGGCAGGTCTGCGCGGCCGTTGCGGTGGCACGGCCGGCGATCTCACTGCCAGCGCGGCGTCAGCACCCCTAGCGCGCCGAGGCCGACGGCCGCCGCCGTCGAGGTCCGCAGCACGGTCGGCCCCAGCCGCACGGCCACCGCCCCCGCTGCCGTCAGCGCGGCGATCTCGTCGTCGGCGATACCGCCCTCGGGCCCCACGATCAGCGTCACCGCGCTCGCCTCCGCCAGGGAAAGGCCGGTCAGCGGCGCGGTCGCCGATTCGTGCAGCACCAGCACGGTCACACCGGCGGCCACCTCCGCCGTCACCCGGCCGACCAGCTCGGGCGTCGTCACCACACCGTCGACCGGCGGGATGTGGGCGCGGCGCGACTGGCGGGCCGCCGACCGGGCCACCGACCGCCACCGCCGCAGACCCTTGTCGACCTTCGGTCCCTCCCACCGGGCCACGCACCGCGCGGCCTGCCACGCCACCACCGCATCGGCACCGGCCTCGGTGGCCAGCTCCACGGCGAGTTCGGAACGCTCGGACTTCGGGATCGCCTGGACGACGGTCACCGCGGGCACCGTCGGCACGACGATCCGGCGGTCCAGTACACGCGCGGTCAGCCGTCCCTTGGCGACGTCCTCGACCACGCAGTGCGCCACGGCGCCGGCGCCGTCGCCGAGATCGAGGTGCTCGCCCGGCCGGATGCGCCGCACGCTGGTGGCGTGGAAGCCCTCGTCACCGTCGACGACGGCGAGTCGGTCGGGCTCGGGGACCGCGTCGACGTAGAAGAGCGGTCGACTCAACGTCAGCGACCGGTGAACGTCTCGCGCAGCCGGCTGAACAACCCGCCGGAGTTGGACGCGGACGGTGAGCTGCTGGTGCGCACCTCGGCCACGTCGCGGCTGCGGTGTTCCTTGAGCTGGCGCAGCAGTTCGATGTCGGTGTGGTCGAGCCGCGACGGCACCACGACGTCGATGTGGGCGTGCAGGTCGCCGCGCACCCCGGAGCGCAGATGCGGCATACCGTGGCCGCGCAGCGTCGTCACCGCACCGGGCTGGGTGCCTGCCGCGATCGTGAGTTCGATCGGACCGCCGAGGATGTCCTCGACGGTGACCGTGGTGCCCAGCGCCGCGTCGACCATCGGCACCGACACCGTGCAGTGCAGGTCGTCGCCGTCGCGCACGAACACGTCGTGCGGTTTCTCGTGCACCTCCACGTACAGGTCGCCGGCCGGACCGCCGCCGGGGCCGACCTCCCCCTGGGCGGCCAGCCGCACGCGCATCCCGTCGCCGACGCCGGCCGGGATCTTCACGCTGATCTCGCGGCGGGCGCGGACGCGGCCGTCACCGCCGCAGCGGTGGCACGGGTCGGGGATCACCTCGCCGACGCCGCCGCACACCGGGCAGGGCCGCGTGGTCATCACCTGTCCGAGCAACGAACGCTGCACCGTCTGGATCTCCCCGCGGCCACCGCAGGTGTCACAGGCCACCGGCGTCGAGTCGCCGTGGGTGCCCTTGCCGTGGCACAGGTCGCACAGCACCGCGGTGTCGACGGTGACCTGCTTGGTCACCCCGGTCGCGCATTCGGCCAGGTCCAGACGCATCCGGAGCAGGGAGTCGGAGCCGGGACGCACCCGGCCGATGGGCCCGCGCGAGGTGGCGCCGCCGCCGAAGAAGGCTTCGAACACGTCGCCGAGGCCGCCGAATCCGCCGCCGAACCCGTTGGCCGATGCGCCCGCACTCTCCAGCGGATCCCCGCCGAGGTCGACGATGCGCCGCTTCTCCGGATCGGAGAGCACCTCGTAGGCGGCGCTGATCTCCTTGAACCGCGCCTGCGCCTCCTCGTCCGGGTTGACGTCGGGATGCAGTTCCCGCGCCAGCTTGCGATAGGCGCGCTTGATCTCCTGATCGCTCGCACCCTTGCTCACCCCGAGCAGGCCGTAATAATCGCGTGCCACGCTTGACCTTTCAGTGCCTTTGCCGCCGGTGTGACCCGACGTCTCCGTGCCGGTGTTACCGGCTGCCTAAGACTTCGCCGATGTAGAGAGCAACCGCCGCGACATTGGCGATAGTTCCCGGATAGTCCATTCGAGTGGGGCCGACCACGCCCATACCGCCGTAGACCTTGCCAGAGCTGCCGTACGCCGTGGTGACCACCGACGTCCCGGCCATTTGCTCGGCCTCGGTCTCGTGACCGATCCGCACGGTGACCTTGCCCGCCTCCTGCTGGGCCGCCAGCAACCGCAGCACCACCACCTGCTCCTCGAGCGCTTCGAGCACCGAGCGCAGCGAGCCGCCGAAGTCGGCGGTGGCCCGGGTGAGGTTCGCGGTACCGCCGAGCAGGAGCCGCTCCTCGGTGTGCTCGACGAGGGTCTCGACCAGCACCGTGGCCGAACGGCCGACCGCATCGGCGAGCCGGTGCGACATCCCCGGGCTGCCGGTGAGGTGCGAGGCCAGGTCGGAGACCGCGACCGACGCCGCCGAGAGGCGCTTACCGTCCAGCGCCTGACCGAGCAGGTCGCGCAGGGTCGCGAGCTCGTGTTCGTCGATCGCGTCACCGAGTTCGACGATGCGCTGGTCGACGCGCCCGGTGTCGGTGATGACGACCAGAAGCAGCCGCGCCGGCGTGAGCGCCACCACCTCGAGGTGGCGGACGGTCGAGGTGGACAGCGTCGGGTACTGCACGATCGCGACCTGACGGGTCAGTTGCGCCAGCAACCGCACCGCACGGCGCAGCACGTCGTCGAGGTCGACGCCGCTTTCGAGGAACTTGAGGATCGCGCGCCGCTCGGCCGACGACAGCGGTTTGACGTCGTCGAGGCGGTCGACGAACTCGCGGTACCCCTTCTCGGTGGGCACCCGCCCCGAACTCGTGTGCGGCTGGGTGATGTAGCCCTCGGCCTCCAGAACCGCCATGTCGTTGCGGACCGTCGCGCTGGACACCCCGAGGTTGTGTCGTTCCACCAGGGTCTTCGAACCGATCGGCTCCTTGGTGGCGACGAAGTCGGCGACGATGGCGCGCAGCACCTCGAAGCGACGATCGTCGGCACTACCCATGTGTTCACCTACCTCTCCACGGAAAGCCCAGCACAGGTCTTACCCATTTTACGGTGCTCAGCAGCTGTGTTACGCATCGCGCACGGCGGGCGCGGCTGCCTGACGGGCATGGCTCGGCTAACCTTCCTCGTGGAGGGGGCAGAGCTACCGAAGGCGCGTCGATGATCTTCAAGGGTGTCCGCGACGGGAAGCCTTACCCCGACCACGGCCTGAGCCACCGCGAGTGGTCCCGCATCCCCCCTCGGCAGATCCGGCTGGACGAGATCGTCACCACCACGACGGTGCTCGCGCTGGACCGGTTGCTGTCGGAGGACTCGACGTTCTACGGCGACCTGTTCCCGCATGCGGTGCGCTGGCAGGGCGTCATCTACCTCGAGGACGGACTGCACCGCGCGGTGCGCTCGGCCCTGCGCAATCGCACCGTCCTGCACGCGCGGCTGTACGACATGGACGTGCCGTACGCACAGCAGATCTGACAGACGAAACCGGGCCCCCTCCGGAGGGAGGGGGCCCGGTTCCTCGTCAGGTGTTACTCGGCGGCGCCGGACTTGGCGTCCGAGCCGGACTTGGCATCCGACTTGGTGTCGGCCTTGTCGTCGGCCTTGTCGGCGGAGTCCTTGGCGTGCTTCGGCGTGGAATCCGAGGCGCTCTCGGACGCCTCCTTGCCGCTCGCGTGACGTCCGCCGGTCAGGGCGTTCTTGAAGCCGTCCTGGGCGTTCTTCACCGCCGCGGCGACCTGGTCGCCGACGGCCTTGAACGGATCCTTGACCGCCTTGGCGGGAGCGGCTTCGGCACCTTCCTCCGCGACGACCTCCTCCACCACGACGTCGGTGTCGACCACCGGCGCCTCGGCGACAGGCACCGGCTTGTCGGCGACGACCTCGACGTCGACGAGGCCGGCCTTGTCAGCGGTGGCCGAATCGGCGGCCTCGATGGCGGCGAGCGCGGGTTCGGTACCTTCCTCGCCCTGGGGCAGGTCCAGGGTCACGACCCGCGCCGACGAGGGGGCCACCGGCGGAGCGAGGGCGGCCGCGATCGCGCGGGGCAGCCGCACCAGGAACTGGTCGAGGGTGCCGAGCGGCGAGAACACGCCCTGGAACGCTTCGGTGGCGTAGGTGAGGGGGTTGCCGTCCTCGTCGTAGGTCAGCACCGGCCGGTACCCGTTGAGGAAGGCGCCCGTCGCGATGCCGGGCGCGTTCACCACGGCCGTGAGAGCCGCCTCGAGATCGCCCCGCTCCACCGCCTTCGTGACGGTCTCGGCGATGTTGGCCAGCGCGAAGCTCAAGGTGATCGGCGGCGCCAGCAGACCCCGGGTGATCGCCACAGCGTTGCCGCGGGTGAACAGCGAGTCCCACACGTCGGCGGCGTTCTGGAGCATGTCGCCGGGGATGGCCAACGGGGCCAGCAGCGGGATACCGATGTTCTCGTAGCCGATCAGCAGTGCGCTCTCGACCTCGGCCCACGCGGCCGTGAGGTCACCGGCCAGCAGATACTCCTGCGCAGCGGCCAGCCGCGTCTCGAAGAGCGTGACGGTGCGCTCGACGCCCTGGATGGCGCCACGAATGCCGGTACCGCGCTGCCGCGGCGGGGCGTCCGCCGGGGCGGGCGCCCCGATGATCGTGTCGGCGTACGTGGACAGATTCTCGATGACCTGGCTCAGGATCGGGAACGGCTGATCGGTGAGGGACGCCGCGAGCGCCTCGAAGTTGGCGAACGCGTTGGTGAAGTTGTCCTCCCACACGGCAACGGGATTCGCAAGAATCGGATTGGCGTCGGCGGTCATCTCGTATGCGCGCTGCTGGATGTCCGACACGCTCGGCGCCACCGGGCTGACGGCCATCGCGCCGGCGCCGACCATCGCGACGCTCGCGAGCAGCAGCTTGTTGGGGCGCGGCGTGGAGTCTGCCGGAGCCACCTGGGGCTCCGCGCACGACGCGGCGGGACGAAGAACTGATTGCACGAAATCTCCTTCGAAGTGGGTAGGCGCCACTGAGGGCGCGCACGGACGCTAACTGAGATTCCGTTAAGAATCAATAGGTACGCCTAACCTAAGTGAGAGCAGCTTAGTAAATCGTTTCCGCAGGTCTTGGACGCAATCGTTACCTGAGCGAACGATAAGAGGGGCGCGCCGATATTTTGACATCACAAAGATCACCACCACGCAGAGGCCCCCTGAACGGTGGCCGCGTTAGCCGTAGGCAGACCAACGAAACCGGGCCCCCTCCGCGAGGAGGGGGCCCGGCTCGTTCGACGGTTCTTACTCGGCGCCGCCGGACTTGGCGTCGGAGCCCGACTTCGAATCCGACTTCGCGTCGGACTTCACGTCGGACTTCGCCTCGGACTTGGGGTCCGACTTGGTGTCCGACTTGTCCTCGGATGCGTTGTCCGACTTGGCATCCGACGCAGCATCGTCGTTGGCCGAGTTCGACTCGGCGTCGTCCTCGGCGTGTTTCGGCGACGACTCCGAACCGCTCGTCGTCGACTCCTCTCCACTGCCATGGCGACCACCGGTCACGGCGTTGACGACGCCCTCACGGGCATCCTCGACCGCCGCGGCGACCCCGTCGCTGATGGCCTTGACCGGATTCGCCGGCACAGCCTCGGCGGGCAACTCTTCGGTGCCCTCCTCCACCACGACATCGCCCTCGGTCACCGGCGCTTCGGCGGCGGGCACCGTCGTGTCGGCGACCACCTCGACGTCGACCAAACCGGCCTTCTCCGACGTCGCGGAATCCGCGGCGTCGATGGCGGCCAGCGCGGGCTCCTCAGGGGATTCGCTCACGTCCAAGGCCAGCGTGGTGGTGCCGGCATCGGTCGACGGGGCCGCCGGCACGTTCGGCTTGAGCGCCTCGGCGATGGCGTTCGGGATACGCACGACGAAGTCGACGATCGGGCTCGTGCTGTTGAGCAAGCCGGGGAAGACGTCATCGCATGCTGCCCCTTCGCATTCCGGGTTCACGTAACCGTTCAGGAACGCATTGAGGACCGTGCCCGGCGTGTTGACGAGCGCGGTGGCCGCACCCGCGAAGTCGCCCGCGTCGACCGCATCCTTGATGGCTTCGGCCGCAAGCGCCAGTTCGAAGTTCACGCCGATGAACGGTCCGAGGAGCGACTGGGTGGACCCGCTGACGACGCTGCCCTGGTTGAACACCGCCCGCACGACATCGGCGACGTTCAGCGCGATCTGCTCCGGAATGCCGATGCGGCCCTCGGGGACCCGGGGACTCGGCTCGGCCGAGAGCAGCAGGTTGTACAGCGGTGCGAACACCGTCAAGGAGTAGATGTTGAAGCGGTTGAGCTCGTCGTAGGCGTCGGCGAAGTTGCCCTCGCGGATGTTGTTGACCGCGTTCTGCAGGCGTACCTCACCGTTGCGGCCCGTCCAGAACGCGTCGAACGACTCAGGCAGAGAAGCGAACCCATTGAGGATGCTCTCGGCGTATCCGGCCTGGTTCTCGAGGATCTGACCGACGATCGGGAACGGATTCTCGGCAAGGATGCCGCCGAGCTCGGTGACGTTCGCGAACGCCGAGCTCAGGAGGTTGCCGTACACGGCCGCCGGGCTTTCGGTGACGGCGACCGGCGCGGCCGTCAGCGCGACGGCGCGCTGCTGAAGCTCCGCCACGGTCGGGGCGACCGGCGTGACGGCCATGGCACCCGCACCGATCATCGCGACGCTGGCCAGCAGCAGCTTGTTGGGACGCGGCGCGCAGTCCGCAAGAGCTGTTTGCGGCTCGGGGCATGACGCGGCGGAACGTAGAGCTAATTGCACGGATTCTCCTTCGATATCGGATGCGGCCACCAGGGCGCGCTCCGGCACGCTAACTGAGAGTCCTCTGTGAATCAATAGGTTCACCTAACCTTATTAAGTCACGCTCACTACCGCCTTTTAGCTGCAGTTTCGTGCTTCAGATCACTCGAGTGCGTGACCGTGATGTGGATGACTCAGCTTATGGGCTGGGCACGCACAGTCGGTCGCGCGAATGCCCGACACGTGCACTCGCGATCGCCACCGAAGCGGACTGCGTCGGAGTCAGATGTTTGCTGACTGGTGGCGGGGCAACACTTCCCCGCGGCGTGTCGCCTAGTCGGTGGACATCGCGTCGCGCAGGCTGCGCGGACGCAGATCGGTCCAGTTCGCCTCGACGTACGCCAGGCAGTCGGCCCTGGTGGATTCACCGAACACGATGCGCCAACCCGCGGGCACGTCGGCGAACGTGGGCCACAGGCTGTGCTGTTCCTCGTCGTTCACCAGGACGTAGAAGGTGCCGTTCTCGTCATCGAAGGGGTTGGTGCTCAAGGTGTCTCCTGTTCGTCGTGTCGCCGGCTGCCACGAGATCCGCGCCGAGGACGCGATCGGAGAGCAGCCCGAGGCAGCTGAGATTGGGAAAACCGGGTCCCTGGTTGAGCCCGGCGAGTCCGGGCAGGAACAGTTTGGGCGTCACGCCTGCGACGGCGAGGTCGTGGCCGATCGACTCCTGCAACAGCTCACCGGTCAGCGGCCCGCCGAGTCCGAGTTCGAGCAGGTCGCGTGCGTCCTGACCCAGCAGCGACATGAACCACAGCGGGTCGGCCCCCTGACCGTCGATCACCAGGTCGAAACCGTGCACGGTCTCCACGCGTTCGCCTGCCCGGTCGGTGTGCAGAGTCAGCCGGATCCGCCCGTCGCGGGGGACCGCGTGCGCCACGCGGCCGCGCAGATGCCGGATGCGGTCGTCGGCCAGCAGCGCTTCCTGCACGCGCGCGGAGAACACGCCGCGGTCGGTGCGGAACATGGCGTCGCGACGTTCGGCCAACGTCAGGCTCGTCCAGCCGGTGGGATCGGAGAACAGAGTGTTCTCGAAGAACCCCTCACCGCGGGTGAACAGCGTGACCTGCGGCGAGATCACCGTGATCGTCGAAATACGGTGGCGGAACAGCTCGTTGAGCATCGAGGCCGCGGTCTCACCGCCGCCGATCATCGCGACACGTTCGGCGACGATGAGTTCGTGCGCCGCGGCGCGGCGCCAGAAGTCGGCGATCGACATCACCCGCGGGTGTCCCGGAAGCAGCGTCCGTTCGGCCTGCCCCGGCCCGGTGATCAGCACCCCGTCGGCGCTCACGGTGGTGT is a window from the Mycolicibacterium litorale genome containing:
- a CDS encoding cytidine deaminase, giving the protein MTELDPEDGKLVVLARGAMARAEAGSGAAVRDLDGRTYAGAPVGLTALSLTALQAAVAAAVSSGATGFEAAVLVGGAADDAGVAAVRELSADAAVIVTDRAGTVV
- a CDS encoding hemolysin family protein — its product is MSGLPQLIGAIALVAFGGLFAAIDAALSTVSMARVEELVRDERPGAVRLSRVMNERPRYINLIVLLRISCEVTATVLLAAYLDGLLGVSWGLTAAAGIMVVASFVAVGVGPRTVGRQNAYPIALYTALPLQAISVLLTPISRLLVLIGNALTPGRGFRNGPFASEIELREVVDLAQQRGVVADDERRMIQSVFELGDTAAREVMVPRTEMVWIESGKTAGQATSLAVRSGHSRIPVIGENVDDVVGVVYLKDLVQQTYYSVNGGRDTTVDQVMRPAVFVPDSKPLDELLREMQRDRYHMALLVDEYGAIAGLVTIEDVLEEIVGEIADEYDTDEVAPVEDLGNREYRVSARLPIEDLGELYDIEFAEDLDVDTVGGLVAFELGRVPLPGAEVTWDGLRLKAEGGPDHRGRVRIGTVLVSPTEPEDDDEHDEENVD
- the ybeY gene encoding rRNA maturation RNase YbeY, which gives rise to MSIEVSNESGIDVSEEELISVARFVIEKMNVNPAAELSMVLLDTPAMADLHMRWMDLPGPTDVMSFPMDELEPGGRPDAPEPGPAMLGDIVLCPEFAAKQAETAGHSLGHELALLTVHGVLHLLGYDHAEPDEEKEMFALQRELLEGWVADQVEAYHLDRQTERDRRLLDKSRYFDE
- a CDS encoding PhoH family protein, which gives rise to MTPRETNADSSGSSPAPTTGPSTTGAQVRSSIDVPPDLVMGLLGSADENLRALEQLLAADLHVRGNALTLTGEPADVALAERVVSELIAIAAGGQALTPDTVRHSVAMLTGTGDASPAEVLTLDILSRRGKTIRPKTLNQKHYVDAIDQHTIVFGVGPAGTGKTYLAMAKAVSALQSKQVSRIILTRPAVEAGERLGFLPGTLSEKIDPYLRPLYDALHDMMDPELIPKLMSAGVIEVAPLAYMRGRTLNDAFIILDEAQNTTAEQMKMFLTRLGFNSKIVVTGDVTQMDLPGGAESGLRAAMRILDNIDDIHFAELTSADVVRHRLVSEIVDAYAKFEEPAQLNRAQRRASSGRPRR
- a CDS encoding DUF998 domain-containing protein yields the protein MTPRPRAAATAWILGAAAYLTAEALAAAAYRPSYSYVDDYISDLGVPGRPLAALMNAAFMVQGGLLLVGAVLATGLRCRLLVTFAAANAVGNLLVATVHAGDGAIHLVGAALAIAGGNAAALAGVSLHPGRRYRLICRLLGGAGLVSLAVLVAQAWAGVEVAPAPVWERASVYPILAWQVCAAVAVARPAISLPARRQHP
- a CDS encoding 16S rRNA (uracil(1498)-N(3))-methyltransferase, producing MSRPLFYVDAVPEPDRLAVVDGDEGFHATSVRRIRPGEHLDLGDGAGAVAHCVVEDVAKGRLTARVLDRRIVVPTVPAVTVVQAIPKSERSELAVELATEAGADAVVAWQAARCVARWEGPKVDKGLRRWRSVARSAARQSRRAHIPPVDGVVTTPELVGRVTAEVAAGVTVLVLHESATAPLTGLSLAEASAVTLIVGPEGGIADDEIAALTAAGAVAVRLGPTVLRTSTAAAVGLGALGVLTPRWQ
- the dnaJ gene encoding molecular chaperone DnaJ, which codes for MARDYYGLLGVSKGASDQEIKRAYRKLARELHPDVNPDEEAQARFKEISAAYEVLSDPEKRRIVDLGGDPLESAGASANGFGGGFGGLGDVFEAFFGGGATSRGPIGRVRPGSDSLLRMRLDLAECATGVTKQVTVDTAVLCDLCHGKGTHGDSTPVACDTCGGRGEIQTVQRSLLGQVMTTRPCPVCGGVGEVIPDPCHRCGGDGRVRARREISVKIPAGVGDGMRVRLAAQGEVGPGGGPAGDLYVEVHEKPHDVFVRDGDDLHCTVSVPMVDAALGTTVTVEDILGGPIELTIAAGTQPGAVTTLRGHGMPHLRSGVRGDLHAHIDVVVPSRLDHTDIELLRQLKEHRSRDVAEVRTSSSPSASNSGGLFSRLRETFTGR
- the hrcA gene encoding heat-inducible transcriptional repressor HrcA, whose translation is MGSADDRRFEVLRAIVADFVATKEPIGSKTLVERHNLGVSSATVRNDMAVLEAEGYITQPHTSSGRVPTEKGYREFVDRLDDVKPLSSAERRAILKFLESGVDLDDVLRRAVRLLAQLTRQVAIVQYPTLSTSTVRHLEVVALTPARLLLVVITDTGRVDQRIVELGDAIDEHELATLRDLLGQALDGKRLSAASVAVSDLASHLTGSPGMSHRLADAVGRSATVLVETLVEHTEERLLLGGTANLTRATADFGGSLRSVLEALEEQVVVLRLLAAQQEAGKVTVRIGHETEAEQMAGTSVVTTAYGSSGKVYGGMGVVGPTRMDYPGTIANVAAVALYIGEVLGSR
- a CDS encoding type II toxin-antitoxin system VapB family antitoxin; its protein translation is MIFKGVRDGKPYPDHGLSHREWSRIPPRQIRLDEIVTTTTVLALDRLLSEDSTFYGDLFPHAVRWQGVIYLEDGLHRAVRSALRNRTVLHARLYDMDVPYAQQI
- a CDS encoding MbtH family protein, whose amino-acid sequence is MSTNPFDDENGTFYVLVNDEEQHSLWPTFADVPAGWRIVFGESTRADCLAYVEANWTDLRPRSLRDAMSTD
- the mbtG gene encoding NADPH-dependent L-lysine N(6)-monooxygenase MbtG: MIATLAVIGAGPKAVAVAAKAAEMRNMGVDAPEVVVVERTGVGANWTAAGGWTDGQHRLGTSPEKDIGFPYRSALVPRRNAELDERMTRHSWQAYLIATSQFAEWIDRGRPAPNHHRWAAYLRWVADAIGMSVVHGEVERISVGGRGWELHTRDTTVSADGVLITGPGQAERTLLPGHPRVMSIADFWRRAAAHELIVAERVAMIGGGETAASMLNELFRHRISTITVISPQVTLFTRGEGFFENTLFSDPTGWTSLTLAERRDAMFRTDRGVFSARVQEALLADDRIRHLRGRVAHAVPRDGRIRLTLHTDRAGERVETVHGFDLVIDGQGADPLWFMSLLGQDARDLLELGLGGPLTGELLQESIGHDLAVAGVTPKLFLPGLAGLNQGPGFPNLSCLGLLSDRVLGADLVAAGDTTNRRHLEHQPLR